Proteins encoded by one window of Candidatus Finniella inopinata:
- a CDS encoding ATP-binding protein, producing MTLPILSADQRLAEQRGIKGCIFGKSGIGKTTLLWTLPQEKTLFVDLEAGDLAVEGWKGHTLRPRTWTECRDYAVFIGGPNPSLRDEQPYSQKHFDGVCELFGNPESLNRYDTVFIDSITVAARLCFQWCKGEPQAFSEKNGKPDTRGAYGLQGQEMIAWLTHLQHTRNKNVWFVGILDEKTDDFNRRLYQPQIEGSKTGLELPGIVDQVITMADVTATEGIKDSKFYRVFVCQTLNPYGYPAKDRSGRLELLEEPHLGRLMEKIRKPLTNRSATLTFPIPQPSKPHQQGA from the coding sequence ATGACGTTACCTATTTTATCGGCTGATCAACGCCTAGCAGAACAACGCGGGATCAAAGGCTGTATCTTTGGCAAATCCGGCATTGGCAAGACAACATTGTTATGGACACTACCCCAGGAGAAAACCCTCTTTGTTGATTTAGAGGCGGGTGATCTAGCTGTAGAAGGGTGGAAAGGCCATACCTTACGCCCTCGAACCTGGACAGAGTGCCGTGACTATGCCGTGTTTATAGGCGGTCCCAATCCCTCTTTACGGGATGAGCAACCCTATAGCCAAAAGCACTTTGATGGAGTTTGTGAGCTCTTTGGCAACCCTGAGTCTTTGAACCGTTACGACACTGTGTTTATCGACTCCATCACTGTGGCAGCGCGTCTGTGCTTTCAATGGTGCAAGGGTGAACCCCAAGCGTTTAGCGAAAAAAATGGTAAACCGGATACCCGAGGAGCCTACGGTTTGCAGGGGCAAGAAATGATCGCCTGGCTGACTCATCTCCAACATACCCGTAATAAGAACGTTTGGTTTGTCGGCATTTTGGATGAAAAGACGGATGACTTTAACCGCCGCCTTTATCAGCCCCAGATTGAGGGCAGCAAAACGGGCTTAGAGTTACCCGGTATTGTGGATCAAGTCATCACCATGGCTGACGTCACAGCGACCGAAGGGATCAAAGACAGCAAGTTCTATCGCGTGTTTGTCTGCCAAACCTTAAATCCCTACGGCTATCCCGCCAAGGATCGATCGGGACGCCTAGAGCTTCTGGAAGAACCCCATTTGGGGAGACTCATGGAGAAGATTCGCAAACCCCTCACCAATCGATCCGCAACCCTAACCTTTCCGATTCCACAACCTTCTAAACCCCACCAACAAGGAGCATAA
- a CDS encoding helix-turn-helix transcriptional regulator: MMAKKFINADGLTSKTRVAPELEAGDEEFYYTTQELSGLLGVAPSTLSAYRCAGVGPKFIVFGHRTLRYARSDIQAYMKDRARQSTSEEGPLMPAFNNRR, translated from the coding sequence ATGATGGCAAAAAAATTTATCAACGCAGACGGTCTGACTTCTAAGACACGGGTCGCTCCAGAATTAGAAGCAGGGGACGAGGAATTCTATTACACCACCCAGGAACTGAGCGGTCTTTTAGGCGTTGCTCCTAGCACCTTAAGCGCCTATCGATGTGCTGGCGTGGGTCCTAAATTCATTGTTTTTGGTCATCGGACGCTTCGGTATGCCCGAAGTGATATACAGGCCTACATGAAGGATAGAGCGCGTCAATCGACCTCTGAAGAAGGCCCCTTAATGCCTGCTTTTAATAACCGCCGCTAG